In the genome of Plutella xylostella chromosome 6, ilPluXylo3.1, whole genome shotgun sequence, the window GCTGTAAACTCATATGTATAAACACTACTTGAATTAGGAGCTTTGTAATGAAATCTTAAAAATCTCCGATCTGACGGGGATATAGGCACCAATAGATAGGCTTCCTTTAAATCTATGGTAGCTAGGAATCCGCCCCGTGGAATAAGTTTCGCGGCGGTTCTATAATCCTCCATCttgaaatgtaattttgaaACAAATTTATTGAGGGGTTTGAGGTTTAAGATAAATCTTTTCCCACCGTTGGATTTCGGTGCTAGAAAAGTTCTAGATATAAATTGATTTTTCGTTGGCTTACATCGGTTTATGGCTCCTAATTCAAGTAACTTATTTATAGCACAAGACATTTCCTGACTGTCTGTTGAGGACAGACTGGAAAGGGCTGGTATTGTATGCTGTGTGACCTCTGAGCTGAATGGGATAGAATATCCCTGGTCAATCCATGATAGGACAACTTTGTTATTTGTAATGTTGGACCAGCAATTAATATAAAGCTTAATTCTGCCAGCGTGTACCTGTGCTACTGAGGAGGCTGTGCACGAGTCTTCGGTTGGTTGTAGCTCCTCGCTGGCGGGTGAGCCGGGGGGTAGGTGCGGCCGCGCGTCGACGTCGCCTTCCTCTGGCCTCCTCGCCCCCCCCTGTTGGACGAGTAACGAGGAGGTCCTGACCAGTTTCCCGGAGGGGCAGGACGACTGGAAGATGCTTGCGGAGTGTTCATCTTCTGACTCGTTGCAACTTTCCTTATTTGAGAGCCCTGCTTCTCGATAGCTTTACTAGCTTTAATTTTATCTCCCAGTGTCGCGCCGAAGAGAGTCTCGTCGCGTTCCGTGTCCTGGATTACATGTAGAAAATTCTTTTCTAGGCTTGGGGTTATTAGTTTTATTCTGTCTTTTGAGAATAAGTGATGTAAGTCAGCCAGGATGCGGCAGCTATCGCTCAAATATCTAAGGGCTGATATTTTATCATCGGACGTAAGCAAAGTATTCATCGCCTTGTTTACTGCTGCGGTAGCCGTCCCAAGTTGTTGTTGGAAAGCAATAAGTTTCTTGTCGCGTCCTCTTACTACCTCAGATACAGCTGCGGAAATTTCTGCATTCAGCTTAGGCGCTTGTAGTAATTTGCAATTAGCAGGCACGaggtaattttttaataaattgtcCTTTTCTTCTTTTTGCAATCCCTTCTTTAACAAAGGGGTCCAGAGATTGGCTAGGCTACTATGGATATTTTCACCAAACTCAGCTGTGTCGGACGTAGAAGCCCCTAGCGCTGACATCAATTCCGGATCCAGATCCATGCAGCTGGGGACAGAGTCTACAGCGTTGTGGGTCGCCTCGGGCATCACGTCGGGGATCtggacggcggcggcgaggggGGCGGCCTCGTCCGGGGCGCCCGCGGGCGACGGCATGGCCTGCGCAGGCTCCGCGTCCAGTGCGGGCTCCGCGCTCTCAAGTGAGGCGGGGGCTGCCGCTGGGGGATGCTCGTCTTCCCACTGATCAGCTAGGCCAGTTTCAGGTTCAATTTGAACCGTGCCAGCATCTTAAAAGACAAAATAAgttcatttttaattattttttccaaTGTAATAACTTGAGGGTAGATCGATATTGTTCGAAGAAATTAAGGACAAATTTATGTTTCGCTAATATTACGACGTGTACGGAACGTGCACACCTATTTTAGGTTTCACGTATTTGTACTGATTGGTCATGCATGACCCATAATCATCTCGCAGATGATTATGTTATCGCAATTGCTTCGAAAACAATCCCGATTTTATAATAGATATTTCACTTTAACACTTGAAATTAGCACTTTTctatgtaaaaaataacactTTACTAACCTTCGTTAATTTCATCGTCCGAAGAAACTATAGATCGTGCTATTCGACGTCGATTCTTCTCAGTATTACTCTTCTGTCTTTCCTGTATCTTTCGTATTTTTCTTTCGTAACGTTCTAACTTTTCTTGAGCACTGCGCTTCGGCATTTTTGCGGGAGCGCGTGCGTCTGTTGCCTCGCACGAAAAAGGAATGACGAACTGTCAAAGGTGACACTCGGACGAGGAGCGGAACCGGAAAagcagttttattttttaaatcgaGTATCGTTTAGTTACTCTTTAAAGAACGTGCGATGTTGCCTGTAGGTTAAAGGGACTACCTGGTATATTATATCTGAAGAATGAAGCGacgaaatataatagatttaatagaaaattttaacaaatttagaTCTCACCAGATCTACTGaaaacattttatgttttaagtaaaaggcatcattaagctaCACTTCTCCGCTAAAGAATAACTTGGTGGTTTTctgactggaactttttcattgcctgtgagtgtaataagaagtacctacctattccaGATTCCTACAtttggaataaaatttaaaatgagaAACTTCTGATTATTTGTGCGACTTTATCCCAAAGACCCAATACGGCTAGGTAGTCTAGGCACACTAAATCCTTCCTGCGGCTGGTGGTAGCCAACTGCTTCacaggtaggtacagtacCTACCTGCAGTGTAGCCCTGTGATAGCTAGCAAATTGTAGTGTGGTGatttttaagtacttttatttattatttatatgcaggttatatattttgttacaggtacttacataaaatatttaggtaactatctaactacctatatatcAGTCTGTACTTATGCAGTTGCTACACTTTAAGTTAAGAAGACAAGAAATCAGATAATGTACGAAGTATAGTATAAGTATTAAGAAATCAGATAATGTACGAAGTATAGTATAAGTAATAGTATAAGTATTACAAGTAGATTATACTACCTaggttaaataaaactgttagtataaatataaatgaatCAGCAAATGattacttaatttttattattatttgttagatataaaatgtatgaCGTTCACTGAATACCTATTAGGAACCTAGTTAAGTGgttaaatcataataagtaataataatatatttcacaTGATGCTTAATCTCTTGTCTTCATGCTTCATCTTCACCGTCACTTCATGTCCAAAAGTTAATATCCCCAATCATTAAAAAATGGTTTCATATCGATTCACCAAACTATTCTACACCATCCCAATCTATCTTTTTTGTACCCATACGGACAATGAGATGGCACTGCTAAAATAAATCTATCCAGTTTTGCACAAATTCCATCAGCATTTCTCATTTCGCCTTCCGGACACTCATTATTTGTTTTCTCCGTGTCTTTACCTTCTTCTTCAATGGTTTTACTACAAAGGCCTTCCATGCATATGCTTTTACCGTGGTATGCCGGTTCTACTATTTCGACTTCGTTGCTGGGGTCGTCTGAATACGTGTCAACTCCTATTGGTGGAGCTACAGATGCAGGTGTAGTTATACTGTTCACACCATCAGTGCGATACCAGAATTTGTCGTAGATATAAGTTTTGTATATGGTCAAAACTTCACTGAAACACTTTGTTAGGAATGTTTCTTTTACAGGCGCGGTTTCCACATTATCGTCAGTCGCTTGTTTACTTGGTGTGAAGGAGAGTATTTTAATTCGGTTCACTAAAACATTGGCCAATAATTTATTCCACGGAACCGGTTTTGTCGAATTGGTATTCGGTTCTTCATAACTCAACACTTTTCTTAAGAACACTCGTTTAAGAACTTTCGTTTCTTTGCTTGATTTTAGTTCTTCGGTAAATACGACATTGTTTGCCGCAACACATAGAAATGCACTGATTATTATTGagtatttcataatttattttgttattggtCACAAAAAATACGTAGCCTAACAATGAGTCTATAACAGAATTTGAATGAACTTTCAAACAAAGATAAGGTGATGATAAAGATTGCGAAGTTAAACAGTACAATCAagttgaaaatatacataggtacaaggTGGAAATTACGCACtcccattttttttatcatgacTGTGATCCAGCGGTCAACCTGAATCATTTTCTCTATGAAAAATCAGATACATAATTGATGGTTGGTAGATATTTACCTACAGCACCAATTTTTTTGGCTAAATCATCGGGTAAATCATCAGCCCTCTATCGGTAGTAGGCTAGTATAGGATGGTAAAGGCCTACTTTTGTGTACCTACGCCAAATTTAGGTTCCTATGAAGTCCACAGTATTCCCGCAACCAGGCTGATGTCATGTTCTGACTTCTAGGCTAcatttttgataaataaataaacactcacacctggtactaatgtactcccttgtggggtagggcgaggtgcattgctgcacccacttttcgccagtgttatgttaatCCCAATGTAAAtgtagggggcgggcctattgccattttacgggcacatcaaTATATCCTCATTTTTGATAATtctgttaaatgtaggtaggGTAGGTACAGATAGGTACAAGGCCTTTTTTGTATGATGAAGacagtatacctacatacctatacctagtTGGTAGATAATATTGACGTTATTTTGCCATCAGCCGTTTCTCTCTACATGTACTTGCACTTGTATCACAATGATATCAATGATAGCGTgaacaaatatttaactttgtGACGTTTCCTATCAGGTTAAACCATAAAAATAACCACTACATCTACAAAATTATGATACAAAGGCAATTTAACTATAATatactatttttaatttataacttcGCCCTTTTGCGTATCATCTTAAGAGCTACTGCGGGATGTTGTTTCTGCCTTTTAGCATccttgtaaaataaaatgcaatAAGCATTTATATCACACTTTTGCGATATCCAATAGATAAGTACGGCAATAAGTGTATCAAGGACGCAATAGTTTCGGTTACAAGCTTATCTGGAGATTAAATTGTTTTGATTTATGTAGGTTATTTTATGACTAAACAAAACATGGTTAACAAAATGACCTCACCGTTTacgtttaataataaatttccaCCAGAAACGGCTGCtcttgttttgtttaaattaacttGTCTATGGTACAAGGTTAAAAAAATAGTGTGACCTAAAATATTACCTCAAAAAATCACATGAAACCGACTAAAGTAaacatttgtaaaaaaaagcgacataattattgaaaaatgTTTGAACAAGATTGTTTCAATTTCTTCTTCAatcgtgtaaatgcactaagctaacttcctccagtgttttgcttCAACTAACCACCCAATTATTATTGAACCTCACAGCATTGACGCTATCCACGAAACGTCAATACTTCAACAGTATACCAGGATAGCAGAGCTGAGGGAAGCACAGCCTTAACAAGTCTATGAATATAAAGGAACAACCCCAATCGCCTTCAATCGAAAAGCTGGCTTTTGACGCCATACCAAAGTCAAGACAGTCTTTGTTAGGTGACTAAACCAGTTTATACCTCTTAATATAGCTGAATACCGGTCATGTTCGTATGTCAATCCAATTTCAGCAGCCAGTCTTTGAAGTTTGAGCAAGCATTGATTCTGTATGATATGCAAGTAGGTACAGTTCATAGACATGTTCCAAAGGTTTTTAGAGAAAGTAGATGTTTTAActtgtttaaaaatttacaacttaggaataagtaataattatatacttacacatAGTCATAAAAGTACCATCACCGCAATACTCAAGTTgctaagtaatataatataataatatgattgctAGCATCATGGGCACATTTTCGTCGGTTATGTCTCGGGGCGGTTTATTGACTGAGTAGGTATGTAAgcttagttatttttattttgcctgttagttttagttttgttttctatttattaattgtaaattgtatggaaataaaagttttatgtaTGATTATGGAAATGTTACTGGTAAAATTCCATCCTACATAGTTACCATAGAACAACTTATATTAAATGCTTACCcactataattttataaaattgtttaatcCAAATCCAACAAGCATCAACGTTTCTGTAATTTTAGGTAAATTTAAACCTGGCTAATGGTGCTTAACTAATAATGATTGGTTTCCCTAAAAAGTGAAAAACATTGATTGAAAGTAGCATTTTATCTAAGCGGCAATGGATGGTAGGTCTACCACAATTGATAGGGTGCTAACCGCGGCcttaagagcctgataaggaTTATGGTCTTAGTTGAATGGTGGTAACTTTTTCTTTTCGCAAAAAGTTTTTGACCGCTTTATCCTTGTAGGTCGGAAATTGCTGATAAATTTGGAATGAATGGAATCAGCGATTCCATTTTTGGGTGAAAAGTTTTCCGCCTCACGCATGTTTGTACGATTTCACTCAGAGATTAGAGACCAAACGTCATCGATTTAACTCCCAAGGAAAAGTGACAAGAGCCGTAGTATTATAAGTTCTACATTTATAATCTGTCTGCAATACGGAGAGTATTGCAGAcagattataattaatattatttatgtatatcaataattaaaaagttgtgatttttttctctATCGGCGCGCTAGTTAGCCTAACAGCCCAAAGAaagatacctatatttttcCAGCCTGCCTGGATTCTCATAACATTTCGTATTTCAGTGGGCGGTATTTAAAATCAGCTCGGGCTTGAGTCGGCACAAAAATTAGCAGCTTCTCCGGCAGCACAGTTTAATTATTGCATCTGGACGGCAACGCTCCTCTTTTTACAGCACTCGCAGAGACGAGTTTTATATTTGGAGAGGTAAGTTAGTATGGAGAAGGATTTCTAAATTTGAAAGGGTTTATTTTGAATACTTCCCTACTGGTGTGCTTATTTTTCATGAAGGACAGTGAGTTGAGGTACGTggataatataaaatgtttgtgTGCTGTCTTTGCACCAAAATACATTTGTTTATCTAACTCGAATAGAATggtgttattaattaaatagaatagaatactgcctattttaacttttggctgcttaaaatataaataaataataattaaaacaaaatgggACAAAATAggttcttaaaaaaaacataatgaaGTGGCTTTTAGGGTGCGCTGAATGAACGTATAAAGAAccatttaatgttttttatgcTCCCCGTCATCCATCTCTCCAGGAGTCTTATTTCCAAGTTGTTAGTGACCCATGattataaaagaaataaattaatttcaatacATTAAGAAGAAGCGCACTCCACGGTCTCCACGCTAGCCCCGCCCGAGTGACCGGCGGCGGACGAGGCACCACTGAATCCGCGGCGGATTTCATTCTTCACAAACAGTTGAAATTTTTGCTAAAATCCTGCCTCCGCCTGGATCTTTTGTTTACACTGCGGGATATTACCTTTGTTGCAACGTTGAATCGTCGGTTTGAAGGAAAATATAATATGGTAAAATATTCTTATGTACGTAATGAACACGTggtttaaattatgtaattgtgGCGTTTATTCGTCTTGGTTATTCCTCAAAGCTTGAAGGCATGTATGGTGCAGTACGGGATACTTACCTGACGCTGGGCTTGGGCACCAATTTAAAGTCTCTCTGAAACCTCAAACGTCCTTTATGTGCcattattgtaaaaaatatgctcGAAGTCTAAAGAATCAACTCGAGTCAGAAATTAGATTGCTTTCTAAAATTATGaccataaaataaagtaacttTCAATTCTCATCTTTCCACTTTTAatcttgaataaaaaatttagaGCTGTGTACCTAAGCAATTCCAATTAATTTCCAAATCTCGTAATTTACTCTATCCAACCTTTTACTTTTACCATTTCCAATTATACAATGTTTACTTAAAACCCGAAAGGGTCAGACAAAATCCTATTTTGACCTACTTCGCTTCCGGACTTACGTTGGAAGTTTGTTCCCAACGTTtcgttatacctacctacataaattaaattataatattatttacttacttgctTGGTCTGAAAATATCATCCCCAATATTGCTGTAGTGTCCGTTCGGGTTTGTGCACATTCCTTCAAGCTCGACCCAAAAAACGCTTGCGAAGCTACCTAAAGTGCTCAAAATATTGctcaattattgttttttgttgttggttGACTTAGAACAAGATTGTGTTGAAGAGTTAGTCAGGTAGCTGAGGCTaacactaaaaataaatgtatataatatcATTTAAACTCATTGAAATAACTCCTATTACTTTCACACATACCCGTGTTGTGATCAGATAACATACCTAATATACTTACTCCTACTTTCACATTCCACCTTATTGATTTTGAGCCCAGTAACGCCCAATCATTCAATATCGGATGAAATTCGGAAATCAATCCATTTTATTGGGTTATCTTCTGATATTGGACTCCCCCCGTTACCTTTGAGTGCCGTCGCTTCTCTTCAACTGAACAAAGACTTCTTTATTAAGTTACTTCGTTTTGTCTATGGCTTCCgttgttttgttttcgttttaccgaaaatattttatgccgGGGTAAAGTCCAAAGTGATCTATGTATAGAATGCCACGTTTTActcaaaaatatgttttgtctACGTTGTTTTTTACCAGGCTCTAATTTATAATGATGACAATAGACTTACTGCCATTTTTATTAACTCAAAAGGACACAATTCTTTCGGTGGCATCACAAATTCCATCCCTTCCATAACCCATCAGACCTGCGACTCAAAATAAACccaaataatattacttacttaatacatGAGAATAAACATTCAGTTCATAAACCCACAATTCGTCTTAGTCTTCAGTATAACGTTGTCTATTGTTCAAGTGTAGCATTTATGCAGAAACTAGCTTAATCCTGAGAGAACTAATGATTCTATGAATTAATGAGGTTCTAGACTAGGTTGTCTGGGTTTGCGTCTCGTTAAATCTAGTCTTTTTGTAGCGACCATTTAGCTGAAACCATCAGTGTCACGTTATCTTGTGAGCTTGTCATTCTAGGTTGTAATCTTAGTTGTAATGTAATTCTCAAGAAATGTATTAATGTATTCAGTTTCAGTGAGTTTAATTGATAAAACCTAAACGAATTTGATGTTGCTAATAGCAATGATTCTTCAAAACGAAATCATTCTTATTACACTCCGAACACAAACAATTGGGCAGCTGTTATCGATTTACAGTTTGATTCGATTAGGTACAATGgtacatgtaggtattttgtctTTTAATTCTTCAACAGAAAAATGTTCACGTGTTGCGATTAGagaattgaataaataaatcacacctgcaaaaaaaaacacacacataaaaaatataaaataataatattctcaCACGGAAAAATAGTGTCCGCAGAAACAGTTGACCTGAGCattatcaataatttacaTGACAAAGCCGCAAATTCCTTTTCCTTTTTACATTTAGGACGTACCTTCACTCCCGTGCTATCCGGGAGCTATGGAGCGTAAAATCGAACCGGGAAAGGTTTTAAGCCAATACCCAAGTCAGTTAGCCGTGACGTAGGTACGCCCGGATAAAAAATAACACCAATTTAATTTGCAATCTTTGGTGTTACATCAGTTGTTTGCTTAACGAGGTCTTGTTTAAAAGGGAGGAATTTTGTTTCGTGTTAATGTGGGgtgttttaatttgtgttcATAGAATATAAGTAGTATTAGCTTGTTAGTTGATAAAACGCATAGTTACGTTGTATCAACGTaattatcaatattttattgttttaaaaaaatcaatgtctatattttaatataatcaaTGTAAATCtgtattaaatacttattaagtacatattatataggtcTACAATAACTTTGTAAAAAACATAGTAAAAAGGCGAACTTGATAGGtacaaaagtttaatttaaaaaaatcaatcaGATCGAGTAAAACGCGGGgcggaaataaaatacatctGTAATGTAATAAATCATTGTCCAacgataattatattttattatcggATTTAAACGTACTTACtgctatatacagggtggccctgAAAGTCAGGGTCGAAacgaaatatattattatcgaGTGATACCAAGAATAACTTCCCCTTCATGTGGCATCGCTgttggacaccctgtatactgctATACTGGAAGGTTGCCTGACTTGCCTGAGTGACGTGAGTGACCTCTTATCCATATGCGACTGCTTAACAGTAAGTTGTgcttattttaatgtttaatttcctttaggagaggcctaatgtccagcagtgaaGGATAacgagctgatgatgatgctaAAATAATGCCGATGTGTAATACTTAATACCATATTGAATATAGATCTGATTCATTTGCCCATATGTGTATCGGAGCATTCGTATGAAGCATTAgggtataatatatatgtcaatgtacttatataaattttatgtacaatTGAACATAATACGGAGCAAGCCACATCGTCCCACCTACTGGTCCTTAAACCTTCAATCAATCAACATCAAAGAGAatgtattcataaaaatatgacaTCGAAAATGTTTTACGGTAGCTGATAATAAAACAGGGTCACAAAATAAATGACTGTATATTTATCAAAGGGGTCATTTTTCATGAGATACCATCCGTTTTGATGGACAAAGTAAATAGGTGTTTTATCATTTGTACTCTATTTTGTAGGTTGTGAATGGATGAATGGGAAGATTACTTTACAAAGATCAAAAGGTTTTTGGATTTGATTACAATGGACTGTTTCGGCTgtgttcattttattttaaaaaaatagcaaGGGCTTTATATAGAATACGAAATTAGTCAATACTGGGTACTTTTTATTTCCTCCTTATTCATTACTGTTGAAAATTAAACGATCATTCGTAATAACTAGACTCAGGTTTTCAATAGAATCACCACTAGAAACCACCAGTCCCTTTGTACAAACGCGCCAAACCAACGGCTAATGAAGGATTAAGAACGGAGAAGCTTTACTGAATACAATATAATGTACAATGTATGCATACAAGAatcagcgtcgctcgcttgtcaaatctgacgtaacttttatggatctgacagaagTTTACAGTTGTGTCTTGTGGTTCACCATATCCATTATGCTAAAAATCAACAATTCCTATAATATGCCTATCTTATTCAGACACTTACTGTTTAAAGTCGTcatttcatcattatcatcactGGTCTCTACTTGTattaacttatttacttactcaaatattttaatagtaaCCAAACCCTTTTACAATCAaaccaaatttaaaaaagctggttaaatcaaaattacctTGAATATACGTATCTATTATTTGAAACTTGAAATCCCTAAATCAGAAATCCGGTCAGGAAATTTACCGAGATCGAGCTAAAGCCTCAAACCCCCTttaatttttatcaatataaCATTATCTACGCACCCAATTCCAACCGGCTTAACTCAATCAGGCAGGACCGGAAGTCAGCCATATTTCCCACCATCGAAATTCATAAATCTCACAGTGTACGTAAAGATCCGGGCGCAAGtctgctaaataaataaacgtaaacaacaaacttcgcttcgccttaattttttttatcgtGGGTATGATAGGAGATggtactacctacctactccaTATCCATgcaaattttatttctttaaaattgGTTTAGTTTCTTTCCGTGATAGAGTCCATCCGTCCATGCTTACAAAATTTCACGTgcatcaattatttattatttagatttgTCAAATCTAACTATGCCTGCCTAAAAGAACAAAGCA includes:
- the LOC125488682 gene encoding uncharacterized protein LOC125488682 — translated: MPKRSAQEKLERYERKIRKIQERQKSNTEKNRRRIARSIVSSDDEINEDAGTVQIEPETGLADQWEDEHPPAAAPASLESAEPALDAEPAQAMPSPAGAPDEAAPLAAAVQIPDVMPEATHNAVDSVPSCMDLDPELMSALGASTSDTAEFGENIHSSLANLWTPLLKKGLQKEEKDNLLKNYLVPANCKLLQAPKLNAEISAAVSEVVRGRDKKLIAFQQQLGTATAAVNKAMNTLLTSDDKISALRYLSDSCRILADLHHLFSKDRIKLITPSLEKNFLHVIQDTERDETLFGATLGDKIKASKAIEKQGSQIRKVATSQKMNTPQASSSRPAPPGNWSGPPRYSSNRGGRGGQRKATSTRGRTYPPAHPPARSYNQPKTRAQPPQ
- the LOC125488620 gene encoding uncharacterized protein LOC125488620 — its product is MKYSIIISAFLCVAANNVVFTEELKSSKETKVLKRVFLRKVLSYEEPNTNSTKPVPWNKLLANVLVNRIKILSFTPSKQATDDNVETAPVKETFLTKCFSEVLTIYKTYIYDKFWYRTDGVNSITTPASVAPPIGVDTYSDDPSNEVEIVEPAYHGKSICMEGLCSKTIEEEGKDTEKTNNECPEGEMRNADGICAKLDRFILAVPSHCPYGYKKDRLGWCRIVW